The following proteins are encoded in a genomic region of Neovison vison isolate M4711 chromosome 12, ASM_NN_V1, whole genome shotgun sequence:
- the LOC122892498 gene encoding keratin, type II cytoskeletal 6A, with translation MSSKSTMRSQSISHRGFSASSARVPGVCRSGFSSVSVSRSRGSGGFGGACGGAGFGSRSLYGLGGSKRISIGGGSCAISGGYGSRIGGGFGYGGGASSGFGFGGAAGGGFGLGGGPGFAGGYGGSGFPVCPPGGIQEVTVNQNLLTPLNLQIDPTIQRVRTEEREQIKTLNNKFASFIDKVRFLEQQNKVLDTKWTLLQEQGTKTVRQNLEPLFEQYINNLRRQLDSILGERGRLDSELRNMQDTVEDFKNKYEDEINKRTAAENEFVTLKKDVDAAYMNKVELQAKVDALTDEINFTRALYDAELSQMQTHVSDTSVVLSMDNNRNLDLDSIIAEVKAQYEEIAQRSRAEAESWYQSKYEELQLTAGRHGDDLRNTKQEIAEINRMIQRLRSEIDHVKKQCANLQSAIADAEQRGEMALKDAKNKLAGLEDALQKAKQDMARLLKEYQELMNVKLALDVEIATYRKLLEGEECRLSGEGVGQVNISVVQSTVSGGYGSAGGYGSASGMGGGSGLGGGSGYSYGSGHSLGAGFSSSSGRGIGGGFSSSGGSSSTIKYTTTSSSSRKSYKH, from the exons ATGTCTAGCAAATCTACCATGAGGAGCCAAAGCATCAGCCACCGTGGCTTCAGCGCCAGCTCAGCCAGAGTGCCAGGGGTCTGCCGCTCTGGCTTCAGCAGTGTCTCCGTGTCCCGCTCCAGGGGCAGTGGTGGCTTCGGTGGAGCGTGTGGAGGAGCCGGCTTTGGCAGCAGGAGCCTCtatggcctgggtggctccaagAGGATCTCCATCGGAGGGGGTAGCTGTGCCATCAGTGGTGGATATGGCAGCAGAATTGGAGGTGGCTTTGGCTATGGAGGTGGAGCCTCAAGTGGATTTGGTTTTGGTGGTGCAGCTGGTGGTGGCTTTGGGCTCGGTGGTGGACCTGGCtttgctggtggctatgggggcTCTGGCTTCCCTGTGTGCCCTCCTGGAGGCATCCAAGAGGTCACCGTCAACCAGAATCTCCTCACTCCTCTGAACCTGCAAATCGACCCCACCATCCAGAGAGTGAGGACTGAGGAGCGAGAGCAGATCAAGACCCTCAACAACAAGTTCGCCTCCTTCATTGACAAG GTGCGGTTCTTGGAGCAACAGAACAAGGTCCTGGACACCAAGTGGACTCTGCTGCAGGAGCAGGGCACCAAGACTGTGAGGCAGAACCTGGAGCCCTTGTTTGAACAGTACATCAACAACCTCAGGAGACAGCTGGACAGCATCCTGGGGGAGAGGGGCCGCCTGGACTcagagctgaggaacatgcaggacACAGTGGAGGACTTCAAGAACAA ATATGAAGATGAAATCAATAAGCGCACAGCAGCAGAGAATGAATTTGTGACTCTGAAGAAG GATGTGGATGCTGCCTACATGAATAAGGTTGAACTGCAAGCCAAGGTAGATGCTCTCACAGATGAGATCAACTTCACCAGAGCCCTGTATGACGCA GAACTGTCTCAGATGCAAACCCATGTCTCAGACACTTCCGTGGTCCTGTCCATGGACAACAACCGTAACCTGGACCTGGACAGCATCATCGCTGAAGTCAAAGCCCAATATGAGGAGATCGCTCAGAGGAGTCGGGCTGAGGCTGAGTCCTGGTACCAGAGCAAG TATGAGGAGCTGCAGCTCACAGCAGGCAGACACGGGGATGACCTGCGCAATACCAAGCAGGAGATTGCTGAGATCAACCGCATGATCCAGAGGCTGAGATCCGAGATCGACCATGTCAAGAAGCAG TGTGCCAACCTGCAGTCTGCCATCGCTGATGCTGAGCAGCGGGGGGAGATGGCCCTCAAAGATGCCAAGAACAAGCTGGCTGGGCTGGAGGATGCCTTGCAGAAGGCCAAGCAGGACATGGCCAGGTTGCTGAAGGAGTACCAGGAGCTGATGAATGTTAAACTGGCCCTGGATGTGGAGATTGCCACCTACAGGAAGCTGCTGGAGGGCGAGGAGTGCAG GCTGAGTGGCGAAGGCGTTGGACAAGTCAACATCT CTGTGGTGCAGTCCACCGTGTCTGGAGGCTATGGCagtgctggtggctatggcagTGCCAGCGGTATGGGTGGTGGCTCAGGCCTGGGCGGAGGCAGCGGCTACTCCTACGGCAGCGGCCACAGCCTTGGAGCTGGCTTCAGTTCCAGCAGTGGCAGAGGCATAGGGGGTGGCTTCAGCTCCTCTGGAGGCAGCAGTTCCACCATCAAGTACACCACCACCTCATCTTCCAGCAGGAAGAGCTACAAGCACTAA
- the LOC122892022 gene encoding set1/Ash2 histone methyltransferase complex subunit ASH2, whose product MDTQAGSVDEENGRQLGEVELQCGICTKWFTADTFGIDTSSCLPFMTNYSFHCNVCHHSGNTYFLRKQANLKEMCLSALANLTWQSRTQDEHPKTMFSKDKDIIPFIDKYWECMTTRQRPGKMTWPNNIVKTMSKERDVFLVKEHPDPGSKDPEEDYPKFGLLDQDLSNIVPAYDNQKQSSAVSTSGNLNGGIAAGSSGKGRGAKRKQQDGGTTGTTKKARSDPLFSAQRLPPHGYPLEHPFNKDGYRYILAEPDPHAPDPEKLELDCWAGKPIPGDLYRACLYERVLLALHDRAPQLKISDDRLTVIGEKGYSMVRASHGVRKGAWYFEITVDEMPPDTAARLGWSQPLGNLQAPLGYDKFSYSWRSKKGTKFHQSIGKHYSSGYGQGDVLGFYINLPEDTETAKSLPDTYKDKALIKFKSYLYFEEKDFVDKAEKSLKQTPHSEIIFYKNGVNQGVAYKDIFEGVYFPAISLYKSCTVSINFGPCFKYPPKDLTYRPMSDMGWGAVVEHTLADVLYHVETEVDGRHSPPWEP is encoded by the coding sequence ATGGATACCCAGGCGGGCTCGGTGGATGAAGAGAATGGCCGACAGCTGGGGGAGGTAGAGCTGCAGTGTGGGATATGTACAAAATGGTTCACAGCGGACACCTTTGGCATAGATACTTCATCCTGTCTACCTTTCATGACCAACTATAGTTTTCACTGCAATGTGTGCCATCATAGTGGGAATACCTATTTCCTCCGGAAACAAGCAAACTTGAAGGAAATGTGCCTTAGTGCTTTGGCCAACCTAACATGGCAGTCCCGAACACAGGATGAGCATCCGAAAACCATGTTCTCCAAAGATAAGGATATCATTCCATTTATTGATAAATACTGGGAGTGCATGACGACCAGACAGAGACCTGGGAAAATGACTTGGCCGAATAACATTGTTAAGACAATGAGTAAAGAAAGAGATGTATTCTTAGTAAAGGAACATCCTGATCCTGGGAGTAAGGACCCAGAAGAAGATTACCCCAAATTTGGACTTTTGGATCAGGATCTTAGTAACATTGTTCCTGCTTACGACAACCAAAAACAAAGCAGTGCTGTGTCTACAAGTGGGAATCTAAATGGGGGAATTGCAGCAGGAAGCAGTGGTAAAGGAAGAGGAGCCAAGCGCAAGCAGCAGGACGGCGGGACCACAGGGACCACCAAGAAGGCCCGGAGTGACCCTTTGTTTTCTGCTCAGCGCCTTCCCCCTCATGGCTACCCCTTGGAACACCCGTTTAACAAAGATGGCTATCGGTATATTCTAGCTGAGCCCGATCCCCATGCTCCTGACCCTGAGAAGCTTGAACTTGACTGCTGGGCAGGAAAGCCTATTCCTGGAGACCTCTACAGAGCCTGCTTGTATGAACGAGTTTTGTTAGCCCTACATGATCGAGCTCCCCAGCTGAAGATCTCTGATGACCGACTCACTGTGATTGGAGAGAAGGGTTACTCCATGGTCCGGGCTTCTCACGGGGTTCGGAAAGGTGCCTGGTACTTTGAAATCACAGTGGATGAGATGCCTCCAGACACTGCTGCCAGACTGGGCTGGTCCCAGCCCTTAGGTAACCTTCAAGCTCCCTTAGGTTATGATAAATTTAGCTATTCATGGCGGAGCAAAAAAGGAACCAAGTTCCACCAGTCAATTGGCAAACACTACTCTTCTGGCTATGGACAGGGAGACGTCCTAGGATTCTATATCAATCTTCCGGAAGACACAGAAACAGCCAAGTCACTTCCTGATACTTATAAAGATAAGGCTTTGATAAAGTTCAAGAGTTATTTGTATTTTGAGGAAAAAGACTTTGTGGATAAAGCAGAGAAGAGcttaaagcagactccccatagtgagataatattttataaaaacggTGTCAATCAAGGTGTAGCCTACAAAGATATTTTTGAGGGGGTTTATTTTCCAGCCATCTCACTGTATAAGAGTTGCACGGTTTCCATTAACTTTGGACCATGCTTCAAGTATCCTCCAAAGGATCTCACTTACCGCCCTATGAGTGACATGGGCTGGGGCGCTGTGGTAGAGCATACTCTGGCTGATGTCTTATATCATGTGGAAACAGAGGTGGATGGGAGGCACAGTCCGCCATGGGAACCCTGA